The following coding sequences lie in one Peribacillus frigoritolerans genomic window:
- a CDS encoding endonuclease produces the protein MKKNGISKLFFAILIVLSTVLPNAAAAKAEGTISVTEAINNNSGTATVKGYIVGTAKSGTSYQQTSPFTESTNIGIADSPDETDVKKIMPVQLPAGNIRTALNLVEHPELFKAQLTITGKLEKYFSVPGLKSATDYKIITDGGTTPGQPDVKVLDSIAEARTNTEDVVQVDGVVTTGLGYWGGKGFYIQDETAGLYVYGSSWPAEVKQGDKVRLIGQVSAYNKELQIQPTSLEVVSSDNELPDIQKIDASGVNEETQGELVTIDKATITELAASGTYGTFEFKAEDTEGKSVVVRHDNRTGSSYEDFVKSFKAGDVISVTGIGSRFNDTYQLKPRGLEDYELVNKPAVYTDIFPGTVSENTKVSLESGWEGTKIHYTLDGSTPTSSSALYTEPIILTKDTVIKAIAVNDKTSEVFTFAYTVNKTTEVKIRDIQGMNHFSSYETQLVSGVEGVVTYVKDANNFYMQDPNPDKDLTTSEGILVYNKAHGLKAGDHVKVAGKVAEWYIEGYAEMKTTDLPTTELTNTTIEKLGTAAMPEPIIIGKDVIPPSENIDDDRLTDFNPSEDGIDFYESLEGMLVEVYNPKVVAPQDYGELVVIPGYMETTTAVGGVKITETDFNPERITLDINDESYTAKTGDFFEGSVTGVISYGYSNYRVLTDKAQLPALKDGGTAREVTSLEKDADKLSIASYNIENFSTQTANSKVETIATSIITNLKQPDIIGVTEMQDNDGATDSGTTDSAQSAKKLTDKIKELGGPQYQYIDIAPEDKLDGGAPGGNIRVGFLYNVDRVKLTEGTKGTATQSVAFKDGKLTLNPGRIEPADPAFTSSRKPLAAQFEFKGESVVVVANHFNSKGGDQPLFGKNQPPVLSSETQRLQIASIVNRFVSDIKSQDAKANIVLLGDFNDFEFSAPLKTLKGKDLTNMIEKVPFEKRYSYTYQGNSQVLDHILVSNNMAAATKVDIVHINSSFMEVHGRASDHDPVLISTTLSKSGEVETPAPEKTYNLTNVKTKKLTIASPSALIDLDETSSIEEGIWLKGSYAVLKGLGLKNTAVSIKPDKEGAIIDFGGMAVKEVIIDNANVKEIRGAENVQKWSVTEGVDTSNIKFVDSKGEAIASPFDPKENHAPVVTKNLENLEVKAGSKVTIDLSEHFSDPDGDKLTFSSTIGTVTDQTLTLPANEAGTYLVAVKAEDQLSETVARFTLTVSNDKPLEAYYETAAGKTGTELKSVLHSIIKGHTMLSYDQVWNALKETDEDPVNKQNVILLYSGKSISENANGGNAGQWNREHVWAKSHGDFGTSKGPGTDLHHLRPADVTVNGKRGHLDFDEGGQTYSGCECKFDSDSWEPPNHVKGDIARMLFYMAVRYEGSGELDLELSDTVNTYPKPLHGKLSTLLKWNELDPVDDFESHRNDVIYDWQNNRNPFIDHPEWASEIWGAAKSINEKKAS, from the coding sequence TTGAAGAAGAACGGGATAAGCAAGCTTTTCTTTGCCATACTGATCGTGCTGTCAACGGTTTTGCCAAATGCAGCCGCTGCAAAAGCGGAAGGGACAATATCGGTAACGGAAGCGATTAATAATAACAGCGGAACGGCGACGGTGAAGGGATACATCGTCGGTACAGCTAAAAGCGGTACAAGCTATCAGCAAACATCGCCTTTTACGGAAAGTACGAACATAGGTATTGCGGATAGTCCGGATGAAACGGATGTAAAGAAAATCATGCCTGTTCAGCTTCCGGCCGGTAATATCCGTACGGCGTTGAATCTAGTCGAACATCCGGAATTATTTAAAGCGCAGTTGACGATTACGGGGAAGCTGGAAAAGTACTTTTCAGTACCCGGCCTGAAATCCGCAACGGATTACAAAATCATCACTGATGGAGGAACGACTCCTGGACAGCCTGATGTGAAGGTGCTGGACTCCATAGCCGAAGCACGCACGAATACTGAAGATGTCGTGCAGGTCGATGGGGTAGTCACGACGGGGCTTGGTTATTGGGGAGGAAAAGGCTTTTATATCCAAGATGAAACGGCAGGGCTATATGTTTATGGTTCTTCGTGGCCTGCGGAAGTAAAGCAAGGGGATAAGGTTAGATTAATCGGACAAGTATCCGCTTATAATAAGGAATTACAAATCCAACCAACTTCCCTTGAAGTCGTATCTTCTGATAATGAACTTCCTGATATCCAAAAAATTGATGCTTCAGGGGTCAATGAGGAAACACAAGGTGAGCTGGTCACCATTGATAAGGCGACCATTACAGAATTGGCAGCATCGGGAACATACGGAACATTCGAATTCAAGGCGGAAGATACTGAAGGGAAATCTGTTGTCGTTCGCCATGATAACCGGACCGGTTCGAGTTATGAAGATTTCGTGAAGAGCTTTAAAGCAGGGGATGTCATTTCCGTAACCGGAATCGGATCGAGGTTCAATGACACGTATCAGTTGAAGCCGCGTGGTCTTGAAGATTATGAACTCGTGAACAAACCAGCCGTATACACGGATATTTTCCCTGGTACGGTTAGTGAAAATACAAAGGTATCACTTGAATCTGGTTGGGAAGGAACGAAAATCCATTATACGCTGGATGGATCCACACCGACGTCTTCAAGTGCTTTGTACACAGAACCTATCATTTTAACGAAAGATACTGTCATCAAGGCAATCGCAGTCAATGACAAGACATCGGAAGTTTTCACATTTGCCTATACCGTTAACAAAACCACTGAAGTGAAGATTCGTGACATACAGGGGATGAATCATTTTTCATCTTATGAAACTCAACTCGTCTCGGGTGTGGAAGGTGTCGTCACTTATGTAAAAGATGCGAATAACTTTTACATGCAAGATCCCAACCCGGATAAGGACTTAACGACATCCGAGGGAATACTTGTGTACAACAAAGCACATGGCCTGAAAGCGGGAGATCATGTCAAAGTGGCAGGTAAAGTTGCCGAATGGTATATCGAAGGATACGCTGAAATGAAAACGACGGATCTGCCGACAACTGAATTGACCAATACTACGATTGAAAAGCTTGGCACTGCAGCTATGCCAGAACCGATCATCATTGGAAAGGATGTCATTCCGCCGTCTGAGAACATCGATGATGATAGATTGACAGACTTTAACCCAAGTGAAGACGGCATTGATTTCTACGAGAGTTTGGAAGGAATGCTCGTAGAAGTATATAACCCGAAAGTGGTTGCTCCTCAAGACTATGGTGAATTGGTCGTGATTCCGGGGTATATGGAAACGACGACTGCAGTCGGAGGCGTCAAAATAACGGAAACGGATTTCAATCCTGAAAGAATTACCCTGGATATAAATGATGAATCATATACAGCTAAAACCGGTGATTTCTTTGAAGGCTCGGTTACAGGTGTCATCAGCTATGGATATAGCAACTATAGGGTACTGACGGATAAAGCTCAGCTGCCGGCATTAAAGGATGGCGGTACGGCTCGGGAAGTGACATCCTTAGAGAAGGATGCTGATAAGCTATCGATCGCTTCCTATAATATCGAGAATTTCTCGACTCAAACCGCTAATTCGAAAGTTGAAACGATCGCAACATCCATCATTACAAATCTAAAACAACCCGATATCATCGGCGTAACGGAAATGCAAGATAATGATGGGGCAACAGATAGCGGGACAACGGATTCTGCCCAAAGTGCCAAGAAGTTAACCGACAAAATAAAAGAGCTGGGCGGACCGCAATATCAATACATCGATATCGCACCGGAAGATAAACTTGATGGCGGGGCACCCGGCGGGAATATCCGGGTAGGCTTTTTATATAATGTCGACCGCGTCAAATTGACTGAAGGAACGAAAGGAACGGCAACACAGTCCGTGGCCTTCAAAGATGGAAAACTTACCTTGAACCCTGGACGAATCGAGCCTGCCGATCCCGCCTTCACTTCAAGCAGGAAGCCTCTAGCCGCTCAATTCGAATTTAAAGGTGAAAGCGTAGTGGTGGTAGCCAATCACTTTAATTCCAAGGGCGGTGACCAGCCGTTATTCGGCAAAAACCAGCCTCCTGTCCTTTCAAGTGAAACGCAAAGGCTTCAAATTGCCTCTATCGTCAATCGGTTTGTCAGTGATATCAAGTCACAGGATGCCAAAGCGAATATCGTCCTGCTTGGAGACTTTAATGATTTTGAATTTTCGGCTCCGCTTAAAACATTAAAGGGCAAAGACCTAACCAATATGATCGAGAAAGTCCCTTTTGAAAAACGTTATTCTTACACATATCAAGGCAATTCACAAGTACTGGACCATATCCTGGTATCGAATAATATGGCCGCGGCCACAAAAGTCGATATTGTCCATATTAATTCATCCTTCATGGAAGTTCACGGAAGGGCTAGCGATCATGACCCTGTATTGATTTCAACCACTTTATCTAAATCAGGCGAAGTTGAAACTCCTGCTCCAGAAAAAACATATAATCTGACAAACGTTAAAACAAAAAAACTTACGATTGCTTCACCTAGTGCTTTGATCGATCTTGATGAAACATCCAGCATCGAAGAAGGTATCTGGTTAAAAGGTTCATATGCTGTACTCAAAGGCCTTGGGCTTAAGAATACTGCTGTGTCGATAAAACCGGATAAGGAAGGTGCAATCATTGATTTTGGAGGCATGGCGGTGAAGGAAGTCATCATTGATAACGCCAATGTAAAAGAAATCAGGGGCGCTGAAAATGTTCAGAAATGGTCGGTCACAGAAGGTGTCGACACATCGAATATCAAGTTTGTCGATTCGAAAGGGGAAGCAATTGCTTCCCCTTTCGACCCTAAAGAAAACCATGCGCCCGTCGTAACGAAAAACCTGGAAAATCTTGAAGTGAAAGCCGGTTCCAAGGTCACCATCGATTTGAGTGAGCACTTTTCAGATCCAGATGGAGATAAGCTGACCTTTTCATCCACTATCGGTACAGTCACAGACCAGACATTAACCCTTCCTGCAAATGAAGCTGGAACATACCTTGTCGCAGTCAAGGCCGAGGACCAGCTATCGGAAACGGTTGCCCGTTTCACGCTGACCGTTTCGAATGATAAGCCGCTCGAAGCTTATTACGAAACGGCGGCAGGAAAAACGGGAACGGAATTGAAATCGGTTCTGCACTCGATAATTAAGGGCCATACGATGTTATCTTATGATCAAGTGTGGAATGCCCTTAAAGAAACGGATGAAGATCCGGTGAACAAACAGAATGTCATCTTGCTTTACTCTGGAAAATCCATCTCGGAGAACGCGAATGGGGGCAATGCCGGACAATGGAACCGCGAACATGTTTGGGCAAAGTCCCACGGTGATTTTGGGACAAGCAAAGGTCCCGGGACAGACCTTCATCACCTCCGTCCCGCTGATGTGACAGTGAATGGTAAACGGGGCCACCTTGATTTCGACGAGGGAGGTCAAACGTATAGCGGATGTGAATGTAAGTTTGATTCAGATTCATGGGAGCCGCCAAATCATGTTAAAGGCGATATAGCACGGATGCTATTTTACATGGCCGTCCGTTATGAGGGAAGCGGCGAGTTGGATCTTGAATTATCCGATACAGTCAATACGTATCCTAAGCCCCTACATGGAAAGCTATCGACACTTCTGAAATGGAATGAACTCGATCCAGTTGACGATTTCGAGAGCCATCGCAATGATGTCATTTATGACTGGCAAAATAACCGCAATCCTTTCATTGACCATCCGGAATGGGCATCCGAAATTTGGGGTGCCGCTAAATCCATCAATGAGAAAAAAGCGAGTTAA
- the sdaAB gene encoding L-serine ammonia-lyase, iron-sulfur-dependent subunit beta, protein MKYRSAFDIIGPVMIGPSSSHTAGAARIGRVARTLFGKQPKKAIISLYGSFAKTYRGHGTDVAVVGGILDFDTDDERIPASLTIAEEAGMDVSFTIEDTVMDHPNTVKIRLFDEDKELELVGISIGGGTIEITELNTFKLKLSGENPAILVVHNDVFGIISSVSTVLANHEINIGHMEVSRKEKGQMALMVIEVDQKIQSDVMKEIEGLENVSQVIRMVE, encoded by the coding sequence ATGAAATACAGATCTGCATTTGATATAATCGGTCCCGTCATGATTGGACCTTCAAGCTCACATACAGCAGGAGCTGCCAGAATTGGCAGAGTAGCACGAACATTATTCGGAAAGCAACCGAAGAAAGCCATTATTTCTTTATATGGTTCTTTTGCAAAAACTTACAGGGGACACGGTACGGATGTTGCTGTCGTAGGTGGGATATTGGATTTCGATACGGATGATGAACGAATTCCTGCCTCTTTAACGATAGCGGAAGAAGCCGGTATGGACGTTTCCTTTACAATCGAGGATACTGTGATGGATCATCCTAATACAGTCAAAATCAGACTGTTCGACGAAGATAAAGAATTGGAACTTGTTGGGATCTCGATTGGTGGCGGAACGATAGAAATAACGGAGCTGAATACGTTCAAGCTTAAATTGTCGGGTGAAAACCCAGCCATTTTAGTTGTGCATAACGATGTGTTTGGAATCATATCTTCCGTTTCGACAGTATTGGCGAATCATGAAATTAACATTGGCCATATGGAAGTTTCACGGAAGGAAAAAGGTCAAATGGCCCTCATGGTGATTGAAGTCGATCAGAAAATCCAGAGCGATGTCATGAAGGAAATTGAAGGATTGGAAAATGTGTCGCAAGTCATAAGGATGGTTGAATGA
- the sdaAA gene encoding L-serine ammonia-lyase, iron-sulfur-dependent, subunit alpha, translated as MFRNVAELVELAESKNVKIAEIMILQEMEFSGLSREQIIEKMDRNLTVMEQAVERGLKGVQSVTGLTGGDAVLLQNYIKSGKALAGNLLLDAVSKAVATNEVNAAMGMICATPTAGSAGVVPGTLFAVKEKLNPTRAEMIEFLFTSAAFGFVVANNASISGAAGGCQAEVGSASGMAAAAIVELAGGTPSQAAEAMAITLKNMLGLVCDPVAGLVEVPCVKRNAMGASNAITAADMALAGITSRIPCDEVIDAMYKIGLTMPVALRETAEGGLAATPTGRRLAKEIFGSYK; from the coding sequence ATGTTCCGAAATGTAGCAGAGTTGGTTGAACTTGCTGAAAGTAAAAATGTAAAAATCGCGGAAATCATGATTTTACAAGAAATGGAGTTCTCGGGCCTGTCGAGAGAACAGATTATTGAAAAGATGGACAGGAATTTGACAGTGATGGAACAAGCGGTGGAAAGAGGTCTGAAAGGTGTGCAATCCGTGACAGGCCTAACGGGCGGAGATGCCGTTCTTTTGCAAAATTATATCAAGTCGGGCAAGGCACTGGCCGGTAATTTATTATTGGATGCCGTCAGTAAGGCTGTTGCAACGAATGAAGTGAATGCAGCAATGGGAATGATTTGTGCCACTCCGACTGCAGGTTCTGCTGGTGTTGTTCCCGGTACATTATTTGCCGTGAAAGAAAAATTAAACCCGACCCGGGCAGAGATGATTGAATTCCTTTTCACTTCCGCTGCTTTTGGATTCGTGGTTGCAAACAATGCTTCCATTTCCGGAGCGGCTGGTGGCTGCCAAGCAGAAGTGGGCTCGGCAAGTGGAATGGCCGCAGCTGCGATAGTGGAACTGGCCGGCGGTACACCAAGCCAAGCCGCAGAAGCGATGGCGATCACTTTGAAAAATATGCTTGGATTGGTTTGTGATCCAGTGGCTGGATTGGTTGAAGTTCCTTGCGTGAAACGTAACGCAATGGGTGCATCCAACGCGATAACGGCAGCTGATATGGCACTTGCAGGCATTACGAGCCGCATTCCATGTGACGAAGTTATCGATGCCATGTATAAAATAGGATTGACCATGCCGGTTGCACTTCGTGAAACGGCAGAGGGCGGCCTTGCGGCGACTCCTACTGGGCGTAGATTGGCAAAGGAAATTTTCGGTTCATATAAATAA
- a CDS encoding DinB family protein has translation MERRALLVSALPGYEEEIGRWLWCLEDVRRTLITKLTGISQNILDTKIDERQTIGSMLYHIALIEADWLYEEVLVSEWDSEIRALFPLGCRAEDGSLNHIEGQTLEEHFYRLNKVREVFLSNFRTMDLTDWRKPRVLEQYDVTPEWVVYHLVEHESHHRGQIFQLLKKLRNEIEVKEM, from the coding sequence GTGGAGAGAAGAGCATTACTGGTATCTGCATTACCGGGATATGAAGAAGAAATTGGGCGGTGGCTATGGTGTTTGGAGGATGTTCGCCGTACGCTTATAACGAAATTGACTGGAATCAGCCAAAATATACTTGATACGAAAATCGATGAAAGGCAAACGATTGGCTCGATGTTATATCACATAGCTCTGATAGAGGCAGATTGGTTATACGAGGAGGTCCTTGTTTCGGAATGGGATTCGGAAATACGCGCGTTGTTTCCATTAGGATGCCGTGCCGAAGATGGCTCCCTAAACCACATTGAAGGACAAACATTAGAAGAACATTTCTACCGCCTCAATAAGGTGCGTGAAGTATTTCTTTCAAACTTTCGCACAATGGACCTAACGGATTGGCGCAAACCGAGGGTACTTGAACAATATGACGTTACGCCTGAATGGGTCGTTTACCATTTGGTTGAACATGAATCACATCATCGAGGACAGATTTTTCAGTTGTTGAAGAAATTACGGAATGAAATAGAAGTTAAAGAAATGTGA
- the brnQ gene encoding branched-chain amino acid transport system II carrier protein has translation MSNKVPSSFIVVIGFMLFALFFGAGNLIFPPMLGQSAGMNIWSANAGFLVTGVGLPLLGVLALGFSGKDDLQSLASRVHPVFGIVFTTVLYLAIGPLFAMPRTGNVSFEIGVKPFLPEDSGPLPLLIFTIIFFTVSCLLSLNPAKIVEIVGKVLTPIKLTFIGILVVVAFVNPIGDFQAPAEHYMVQPFFNGFREGYLTMDTLASFVFGIIIINAIKEKGAKTKKQIMIVCGKATAIAAVILATIYTALSYMGASSVGELGRLDNGGIVLAKVSDYYFGAYGGLLLGLMITVACITTSVGLITSCSTYFHKLFPNLPYKTIAISLSIFSAIIANIGLTELIAISVPVMTAIYPLAIVLIFLTFLHSLFKGRPEVYQGSLLLTFIVSLFDGLNGAGVHISFINDFFTAILPMYEAGLGWVIPAIVGGFIGYASSVLKSKFNHQID, from the coding sequence TTGTCTAATAAGGTTCCATCTTCATTTATAGTAGTGATTGGGTTCATGTTGTTTGCCCTTTTCTTTGGGGCAGGGAATTTAATTTTTCCGCCAATGCTTGGTCAATCAGCAGGTATGAATATCTGGTCAGCAAATGCAGGGTTTTTGGTCACAGGAGTAGGATTACCGTTACTTGGTGTGCTGGCACTCGGTTTTTCTGGAAAAGATGACTTACAATCATTAGCGAGCCGTGTCCATCCAGTCTTTGGTATTGTATTCACAACCGTCCTTTATTTAGCCATTGGTCCTTTATTCGCAATGCCTAGAACAGGAAACGTTTCTTTTGAGATCGGTGTAAAACCATTTTTGCCTGAAGATTCAGGTCCATTGCCTTTACTTATTTTCACCATCATCTTTTTTACAGTTTCGTGCCTTCTTTCGCTCAATCCTGCGAAAATTGTCGAAATTGTGGGGAAAGTTTTAACACCCATCAAGTTGACATTCATTGGAATCCTGGTGGTAGTCGCCTTCGTTAATCCAATTGGAGATTTTCAAGCACCTGCAGAGCACTATATGGTTCAACCATTTTTCAATGGGTTCAGAGAAGGTTATTTAACCATGGATACTCTTGCATCTTTTGTTTTTGGCATCATCATCATTAATGCCATCAAAGAAAAAGGTGCTAAAACAAAAAAACAAATAATGATCGTTTGCGGGAAAGCAACTGCCATTGCGGCTGTTATCCTTGCCACCATTTATACAGCTCTCTCTTATATGGGTGCTTCAAGCGTTGGGGAACTTGGACGCTTGGATAATGGAGGCATTGTCTTGGCGAAAGTCTCGGATTACTACTTTGGAGCATATGGTGGGCTATTATTAGGATTAATGATCACAGTGGCTTGCATAACGACAAGCGTAGGACTCATTACATCTTGCTCGACATACTTCCATAAGCTTTTCCCAAATCTGCCTTACAAAACGATTGCCATAAGTTTATCCATATTCAGTGCAATCATTGCCAATATTGGACTAACCGAGTTAATTGCCATTTCTGTACCTGTTATGACAGCCATTTATCCATTGGCCATTGTTTTGATTTTCCTAACATTTCTTCATTCTTTATTTAAAGGAAGACCTGAAGTTTATCAAGGCAGTTTACTTTTAACATTCATCGTCAGTTTATTTGATGGATTAAATGGAGCAGGTGTACACATTTCATTCATCAATGATTTCTTCACTGCAATACTTCCTATGTATGAGGCAGGACTAGGATGGGTCATCCCTGCCATTGTTGGAGGATTCATTGGGTATGCCAGCAGCGTCTTAAAGTCGAAATTCAATCACCAAATAGATTAA
- a CDS encoding GerAB/ArcD/ProY family transporter produces the protein MLEKGKIGSRQLTILVILYTLGDSILVIPSIVASEAKQDGWISGIISVAIAPLLVVFIYDALRKCYPDLTLVEYSQKILGKWLGIVISLLFISYFFITTATYLSEIGDFMITHIMPDTPIQVIMILFMSVVLMAARLGLEPLARSAEIFFPFVVLLVSTLMILLLPEIKFQNLHPVWEGGLKPVIRGSIPFIVFPFIEPVAVLMILPFVSQKNRIRKSLFVGQLLAGSVLIIITMLAILVLGTELTARQNYPIYMLAKKINIADFLTRLEAILAIIWFITIFIRFSLFFYVTVLGLAQTLKLQDYRPLVFPFGILLIAFTLIMTPNIVHYSKFISEIWPFYAITFGFLLPLILLIIAKVKKNDRRN, from the coding sequence ATGCTCGAGAAGGGTAAAATCGGAAGCCGTCAACTGACGATATTAGTGATTTTATATACGCTTGGAGATTCTATATTAGTCATTCCCTCCATTGTCGCTTCTGAAGCTAAACAAGATGGTTGGATTTCGGGTATTATAAGCGTGGCAATAGCACCGTTATTGGTTGTTTTTATATATGATGCTTTAAGGAAATGCTATCCTGATTTAACATTAGTGGAATACAGCCAAAAAATTCTGGGTAAGTGGCTGGGAATAGTAATTTCTCTTTTATTTATAAGCTACTTTTTTATAACCACAGCGACTTATTTGAGTGAAATTGGGGATTTTATGATAACTCATATTATGCCTGATACCCCAATTCAAGTGATCATGATTCTTTTTATGAGTGTCGTCCTCATGGCCGCACGTCTCGGTTTGGAACCCTTGGCCCGAAGCGCGGAAATATTTTTTCCTTTTGTTGTATTACTTGTATCAACATTGATGATTCTTCTACTTCCTGAGATTAAATTTCAAAATCTGCACCCCGTATGGGAGGGAGGATTGAAACCGGTTATAAGGGGATCTATACCATTTATTGTCTTTCCGTTTATTGAACCGGTTGCGGTTCTAATGATACTCCCGTTCGTGAGTCAAAAAAACAGAATAAGAAAAAGCCTTTTTGTCGGTCAATTGTTGGCTGGAAGTGTTTTGATCATTATAACCATGTTAGCCATTCTTGTACTTGGTACAGAGTTAACAGCGAGACAAAATTATCCAATCTATATGTTGGCTAAGAAAATAAATATCGCTGATTTCCTGACGCGGCTGGAAGCAATACTAGCCATAATATGGTTCATCACCATTTTTATTAGATTTAGTTTGTTTTTTTATGTGACCGTTTTAGGTCTGGCACAAACGTTAAAATTGCAGGATTATCGTCCTCTGGTTTTTCCGTTTGGTATCCTTTTGATTGCCTTTACATTGATTATGACACCTAATATCGTCCATTATAGTAAATTCATTTCAGAAATCTGGCCGTTTTATGCTATTACATTCGGGTTTCTGCTTCCATTGATATTACTAATAATCGCCAAAGTTAAGAAAAATGATCGACGTAACTAA
- the speB gene encoding agmatinase, translated as MKYPLTPDVKPEFCTTGTFMRLPSQKHDAKLAIVGMPFDTAASFRVGARFAPQAIRQASMTLFPYHPIHKVYPFEQLNAIDIGDIPVIPHNIHRSYDLMKESIFELMSKGVIPIGLGGDHSVTLASLRAAAKVYGPVAMIHFDSHTDTWDTYYEEKYWHGSPFIRAHEEGLLQANKVFQVGIRGTLNHSGDLQASLDLGYRLITTGELSNRGFEDVLKEIRKTIGNTPCFLTFDIDFVDPSFAPGTGTPEIGGFSSFETLKMIRALTDFNFIGYDVVEVLPSYDPSQITSLLAATLVHEFASLAALSTKEVNQ; from the coding sequence ATGAAATATCCACTTACACCAGATGTAAAGCCAGAGTTTTGTACAACAGGAACCTTTATGCGTTTACCTTCTCAAAAGCATGATGCAAAGCTGGCAATTGTGGGTATGCCTTTTGATACAGCTGCTTCTTTTAGGGTGGGAGCCAGGTTTGCTCCTCAAGCCATTCGCCAAGCATCCATGACCCTGTTTCCTTATCATCCTATTCATAAGGTATATCCTTTTGAACAATTGAATGCCATTGATATAGGGGATATCCCTGTTATTCCCCATAATATTCATCGAAGTTATGATCTAATGAAGGAATCCATTTTTGAATTGATGTCCAAAGGGGTCATACCTATTGGATTAGGGGGAGATCATTCTGTCACTTTAGCTAGTTTACGAGCTGCGGCAAAGGTATATGGCCCAGTAGCCATGATTCATTTTGATTCTCATACAGATACTTGGGATACATATTATGAGGAAAAATATTGGCATGGATCTCCATTTATTCGTGCACACGAAGAAGGTTTGCTGCAGGCAAATAAAGTATTTCAAGTAGGAATCCGAGGTACGCTAAACCACTCTGGAGATTTACAGGCAAGTCTTGATTTAGGTTATCGTTTGATTACAACTGGTGAACTTTCCAATCGCGGATTTGAAGATGTTTTGAAAGAGATTAGAAAAACCATAGGCAACACACCTTGTTTCTTGACATTTGATATAGATTTCGTTGATCCTTCTTTTGCTCCAGGTACAGGTACACCTGAAATAGGTGGTTTTAGCAGCTTTGAAACACTTAAAATGATTCGTGCCCTAACTGACTTTAACTTTATAGGATATGATGTGGTTGAAGTGCTGCCATCATATGATCCAAGTCAAATCACTTCACTTTTAGCAGCAACACTTGTACATGAGTTTGCCAGCCTTGCAGCATTAAGTACGAAAGAAGTCAATCAATAA